One segment of Mastomys coucha isolate ucsf_1 unplaced genomic scaffold, UCSF_Mcou_1 pScaffold23, whole genome shotgun sequence DNA contains the following:
- the Snupn gene encoding snurportin-1 isoform X1 has protein sequence MCDSENSVTESQTAPLLERDSGGKMEELSQALATSFSVSQELNSTAAPHPRLSQYKSKYSSLEQSERRRQLLELQKSKRLDYVNHARRLAEDDWTGMESGEEENKKDGEEMDIDPGKKLPKRYANQLMLSEWLIDVPSDLGQEWIVVVCPVGKRALIVASRGSTSAYTKSGYCVNRFSSLLPGGNRRNSTTAKDYTILDCIYSEVNQTYYVLDVMCWRGHPFYDCQTDFRFYWMHSKLPEEEGLGENTKINPFKFVGLKNFPCTPESLCKVLSMDFPFEVDGLLFYHKQTHYSPGSTPLVGWLRPYMVSDILGVAVPAGPLTTKPEYAGHQLQQIIEHKRSKEDTKEKLTHKASENGFYELEHLSTPKLRSPPQSSESLMDNP, from the exons ATGTGTGACAGTGAAAATTCTGTAACTGAGAGTCAGACGGCTCCATTGCTAGAGAGAGACAGTGGCG GAAAGATGGAAGAACTGAGCCAAGCCCTAGCTACTAGCTTTTCTGTGTCTCAAGAACTGAACAGCACAGCTGCCCCCCACCCTCGCCTGTCCCAGTACAAGTCCAAGTACAGCTCCTTGGAGCAGAGCGAGCGGCGGCGCCAGCTGCTGGAGCTACAGAAATC CAAGCGGTTGGATTATGTGAACCATGCCAGGAGACTGGCCGAAGATGACTGGACAGGTATggagagtggggaagaggaaaacaagaaagatggagaggaaaTGGACATAGACCCTGGCAAGAAGTTACCAAAACGCTATGCTAACCAA TTGATGCTTTCTGAGTGGTTAATTGATGTCCCTTCAGATTTGGGGCAAGAATGGATTGTGGTTGTGTGTCCTGTTGGAAAAAGAGCCCTTATCGTGGCCTCCAGG GGTTCAACTAGTGCCTACACTAAGAGTGGCTACTGTGTCAATAGGTTTTCTTCCCTTCTGCCAGGAGGCAACAGGAGGAACTCAACAACAGCCAAAG ACTATACCATTCTGGATTGCATTTACAGTGAGGTGAACCAGACATACTATGTTTTGGATGTGATGTGCTGGCGGGGACATCCTTTTTATGACTGTCAG ACTGATTTCCGATTCTACTGGATGCATTCAAAGTTAccagaagaagaaggacttggagaGAATACCAAGATTAATCCT TTTAAGTTTGTGGGGCTAAAGAATTTCCCGTGTACTCCTGAGAGCCTGTGTAAGGTGCTGTCTATGGATTTTCCTTTTGAG GTAGATGGACTGCTCTTCTATCATAAACAGACCCACTATAGCCCTGGGAGTACTCCTTTGGTGGGCTGGCTGCGCCCCTACATGGTGTCAGATATTCTAGGTGTAGCTGTTCCAGCTGGTCCATTGACCACCAAGCCAGAATATGCTGGGCATCAGCTCCAACAGATTATTGAGCACAAGAGGAGCAAGGAGGACACAAAGGAGAAACTCACGCACAAGGCTTCTGAGAATGGCTTCTATGAGCTGGAGCACCTGTCTACTCCCAAGTTGAGGAGTCCTCCCCAGAGCTCTGAGAGCCTCATGGACAACCCATGA
- the Snupn gene encoding snurportin-1 isoform X2, with product MEELSQALATSFSVSQELNSTAAPHPRLSQYKSKYSSLEQSERRRQLLELQKSKRLDYVNHARRLAEDDWTGMESGEEENKKDGEEMDIDPGKKLPKRYANQLMLSEWLIDVPSDLGQEWIVVVCPVGKRALIVASRGSTSAYTKSGYCVNRFSSLLPGGNRRNSTTAKDYTILDCIYSEVNQTYYVLDVMCWRGHPFYDCQTDFRFYWMHSKLPEEEGLGENTKINPFKFVGLKNFPCTPESLCKVLSMDFPFEVDGLLFYHKQTHYSPGSTPLVGWLRPYMVSDILGVAVPAGPLTTKPEYAGHQLQQIIEHKRSKEDTKEKLTHKASENGFYELEHLSTPKLRSPPQSSESLMDNP from the exons ATGGAAGAACTGAGCCAAGCCCTAGCTACTAGCTTTTCTGTGTCTCAAGAACTGAACAGCACAGCTGCCCCCCACCCTCGCCTGTCCCAGTACAAGTCCAAGTACAGCTCCTTGGAGCAGAGCGAGCGGCGGCGCCAGCTGCTGGAGCTACAGAAATC CAAGCGGTTGGATTATGTGAACCATGCCAGGAGACTGGCCGAAGATGACTGGACAGGTATggagagtggggaagaggaaaacaagaaagatggagaggaaaTGGACATAGACCCTGGCAAGAAGTTACCAAAACGCTATGCTAACCAA TTGATGCTTTCTGAGTGGTTAATTGATGTCCCTTCAGATTTGGGGCAAGAATGGATTGTGGTTGTGTGTCCTGTTGGAAAAAGAGCCCTTATCGTGGCCTCCAGG GGTTCAACTAGTGCCTACACTAAGAGTGGCTACTGTGTCAATAGGTTTTCTTCCCTTCTGCCAGGAGGCAACAGGAGGAACTCAACAACAGCCAAAG ACTATACCATTCTGGATTGCATTTACAGTGAGGTGAACCAGACATACTATGTTTTGGATGTGATGTGCTGGCGGGGACATCCTTTTTATGACTGTCAG ACTGATTTCCGATTCTACTGGATGCATTCAAAGTTAccagaagaagaaggacttggagaGAATACCAAGATTAATCCT TTTAAGTTTGTGGGGCTAAAGAATTTCCCGTGTACTCCTGAGAGCCTGTGTAAGGTGCTGTCTATGGATTTTCCTTTTGAG GTAGATGGACTGCTCTTCTATCATAAACAGACCCACTATAGCCCTGGGAGTACTCCTTTGGTGGGCTGGCTGCGCCCCTACATGGTGTCAGATATTCTAGGTGTAGCTGTTCCAGCTGGTCCATTGACCACCAAGCCAGAATATGCTGGGCATCAGCTCCAACAGATTATTGAGCACAAGAGGAGCAAGGAGGACACAAAGGAGAAACTCACGCACAAGGCTTCTGAGAATGGCTTCTATGAGCTGGAGCACCTGTCTACTCCCAAGTTGAGGAGTCCTCCCCAGAGCTCTGAGAGCCTCATGGACAACCCATGA